One stretch of Cyclopterus lumpus isolate fCycLum1 chromosome 10, fCycLum1.pri, whole genome shotgun sequence DNA includes these proteins:
- the uprt gene encoding uracil phosphoribosyltransferase homolog isoform X2 codes for MPCHNQQLNNVNSGQEHPMKQTDSQDNLGPQLKLLPLNDQIRELQTIIRDKTTSRGDFVFCADRLIRLVVEEGLNQLPYSECTVTTPTGYKYEGVKFERGNCGVSIMRSGEAMEQGLRDCCRSIRIGKILIQSDEETQKAKVYYAKFPPDVYRRKVLLMYPILSTGNTVIEAVRVLIEHGVQPRHIILLSLFSTPHGAKSIIQEFPDITILTTEVHPVAPTHFGQRYFGTD; via the exons ATGCCATGCCACAATCAGCAACTGAACAATGTGAACAGTGGCCAGGAGCATCCAATGAAGCAG ACTGACAGCCAAGATAACCTGGGACCTCAGCTTAAACTGCTCCCTCTGAACGACCAGATCCGTGAATTGCAGACCATAATCAGAGACAA GACAACCAGCAGAGgagactttgtgttttgtgctgaTCGACTG ATCAGATTAGTAGTTGAAGAGGGTTTGAATCAGCTCCCCTACTCGGAGTGCACTGTAACCACTCCAACAG GGTACAAGTATGAAGGTGTCAAGTTTGAAAGAGGCAACTGTGGAGTCAGCATAATGAGGAGTG GTGAGGCCATGGAGCAGGGTCTCAGGGACTGCTGCCGCTCCATCCGCATCGGCAAGATCCTCATCCAGAGTGATGAGGAGACACAGAAAGCCAAGGTCTACTACGCCAAGTTCCCTCCAGATGTGTACAGGAGAAAAGTGCTGCTCATGTACCCCATCCTTA GTACTGGGAACACTGTGATTGAGGCAGTGAGAGTGTTGATAGAGCACGGAGTCCAGCCCAGACATATTATCCTCCTCAGCCTCTTCTCCACGCCTCATG GAGCCAAATCTATAATCCAGGAGTTCCCTGATATCACCATCTTGACCACGGAGGTGCATCCAGTGGCTCCGACACATTTTGGACAGAGGTACTTCGGCACCGACTGA
- the uprt gene encoding uracil phosphoribosyltransferase homolog isoform X1 — MPCHNQQLNNVNSGQEHPMKQVRFANNNNNSSSSSSSSSSSSSVPAVLSNSDPTDATKQTDSQDNLGPQLKLLPLNDQIRELQTIIRDKTTSRGDFVFCADRLIRLVVEEGLNQLPYSECTVTTPTGYKYEGVKFERGNCGVSIMRSGEAMEQGLRDCCRSIRIGKILIQSDEETQKAKVYYAKFPPDVYRRKVLLMYPILSTGNTVIEAVRVLIEHGVQPRHIILLSLFSTPHGAKSIIQEFPDITILTTEVHPVAPTHFGQRYFGTD, encoded by the exons ATGCCATGCCACAATCAGCAACTGAACAATGTGAACAGTGGCCAGGAGCATCCAATGAAGCAGGTACGGtttgcaaacaacaacaacaacagcagcagcagcagcagcagcagcagcagcagcagcagcgtgccTGCAGTGCTGTCCAACTCTGACCCAACTGATGCCACCAAACAGACTGACAGCCAAGATAACCTGGGACCTCAGCTTAAACTGCTCCCTCTGAACGACCAGATCCGTGAATTGCAGACCATAATCAGAGACAA GACAACCAGCAGAGgagactttgtgttttgtgctgaTCGACTG ATCAGATTAGTAGTTGAAGAGGGTTTGAATCAGCTCCCCTACTCGGAGTGCACTGTAACCACTCCAACAG GGTACAAGTATGAAGGTGTCAAGTTTGAAAGAGGCAACTGTGGAGTCAGCATAATGAGGAGTG GTGAGGCCATGGAGCAGGGTCTCAGGGACTGCTGCCGCTCCATCCGCATCGGCAAGATCCTCATCCAGAGTGATGAGGAGACACAGAAAGCCAAGGTCTACTACGCCAAGTTCCCTCCAGATGTGTACAGGAGAAAAGTGCTGCTCATGTACCCCATCCTTA GTACTGGGAACACTGTGATTGAGGCAGTGAGAGTGTTGATAGAGCACGGAGTCCAGCCCAGACATATTATCCTCCTCAGCCTCTTCTCCACGCCTCATG GAGCCAAATCTATAATCCAGGAGTTCCCTGATATCACCATCTTGACCACGGAGGTGCATCCAGTGGCTCCGACACATTTTGGACAGAGGTACTTCGGCACCGACTGA